The Argopecten irradians isolate NY chromosome 16, Ai_NY, whole genome shotgun sequence genome window below encodes:
- the LOC138310588 gene encoding myb-related transcription factor, partner of profilin-like gives MAGKQRERKANFTTQENSLISSRATEMLDIVRGRHSTDLTNSMKQDFWKKLTEEVNALGVACRSEEEVRNRWRNMSRSAKEKFTNHRLERQKTGGGPPPAALSVAEERIVDAMQDTAAFIGVPGGQETAVSQLDAGNSSSQQLASVERVWDIAIRRIAERPPEQLFADDVEDVAATPAERAPVEPVPTATASTSSTVGQKRSCEEGGRPSSNPRKKRKTAEDVYEVQCRYFEQEMKKSALQIKLLEKLLSNFDDQQDTVSLLAALSH, from the exons ATGGCAGGCAAACAGAGGGAGAGGAAGGCTAACTTTACGACGCAGGAAAACTCGTTGATTAGTAGCAGGGCTACAGAGATGCTGGACATCGTTAGAGGCAGGCACTCGACTGATCTCACCAATTCCATGAAGCAGGACTTCTGGAAGAAACTTACAGAGGAGGTGAATGCCCTGGGGGTAGCCTGCAGGTCAGAAGAAGAAGTAAGGAACCGCTGGCGGAACATGTCTCGCAGTGCGAAGGAAAAATTCACCAATCATCGCCTGGAGCGACAGAAGACAGGAGGCGGGCCTCCCCCTGCAGCGCTGAGCGTTGCAGAAGAAAGAATAGTGGATGCCATGCAGGACACGGCAGCCTTTATTGGAGTCCCTGGTGGACAGGAGACTGCTGTTTCACAGCTTGATG CTGGAAACAGCAGCTCTCAGCAGCTGGCTTCTGTGGAGAGAGTGTGGGACATTGCCATCAGGAGGATTGCTGAGCGACCTCCTGAGCAGTTGTTTGCTGATGATGTAGAGGATGTTGCAGCAACACCAGCTGAGAGAGCACCTGTGGAACCAGTACCAACTGCAACAGCCTCTACATCATCCACTGTGGGACAGAAAAG ATCCTGTGAAGAAGGTGGAAGGCCTTCATCCAACCCAAGGAAGAAGAGGAAGACAGCTGAAGACGTGTATGAGGTGCAGTGCCGGTACTTCGAGCAAGAAATGAAGAAATCGGCACTGCAAATTAAATTATTAGAAAAGCTGTTAAGTAATTTTGATGATCAGCAGGATACTGTCAGCCTTTTAGCTGCTTTGTCTCATTAG